From one Rhodamnia argentea isolate NSW1041297 chromosome 1, ASM2092103v1, whole genome shotgun sequence genomic stretch:
- the LOC115747012 gene encoding lysine-rich arabinogalactan protein 18-like, with product MDRKNVLPLALLCLVVAGVGGQSPAAAPTKSPATSAPAASPVAAPAKAPAKPTTPAPVASPPASTPAPASAPPSKAETPAPAVTPASPPTASPPPAPVPVSSPPVPAPAKSPPSPAPTTAPESSPPTAVEVPAPAPSKKKSKKGAPAPSPALLSPPAPPAEAPGASQGEASSPGPALNDQSGAEAMRSVQKIASGLALGCAVLGLIL from the exons ATGGATCGCAAGAACGTACTCCCCCTCGCATTGCTCTGCCTCGTCGTCGCCGGCGTCGGAGGCCAGTCTCCCGCCGCCGCCCCCACTAAGTCCCCGGCCACCTCGGCTCCCGCCGCCTCCCCGGTCGCCGCTCCCGCCAAGGCCCCGGCCAAGCCCACGACCCCCGCTCCGGTCGCCTCGCCCCCCGCCTCCACCCCCGCTCCGGCCTCGGCTCCTCCATCTAAGGCGGAGACCCCTGCCCCGGCCGTCACGCCCGCGTCTCCGCCTACGGCGAGCCCCCCTCCAGCTCCAGTGCCGGTGAGCTCCCCCCCGGTTCCGGCTCCCGCGAAGTCGCCTCCCTCGCCCGCGCCGACGACTGCCCCGGAGAGCTCTCCTCCGACTGCTGTGGAGGTTCCGGCGCCGGCGCCCAGCAAGAAGAAGTCCAAGAAGGGTGCGCCAGCGCCGTCGCCGGCATTGCTCAGCCCACCTGCGCCGCCTGCTGAGGCGCCTGGGGCGAGCCAGGGTGAGGCGTCGTCTCCTGGACCGGCATTGAACGATCAG AGTGGAGCAGAAGCCATGAGGAGCGTGCAGAAGATAGCTTCAGGCCTAGCATTGGGATGTGCTGTCCTTGGATTGATCCTCTAG
- the LOC115747024 gene encoding probable esterase KAI2 gives MGIVEEAHNVKVLGSGERTIVLAHGFGTDQSVWKHLVPHLVDSYRVVIYDNMGAGTTNPEYFDFERYATLEGYAYDLLAILEELLIHSCVFVGHSVSAMVGAIASISRPDLFTKIVMLSASPRYVNDPEYFGGFEQEDLDQLFEAMRENYKAWCSGFAPLAVGGDMDSVAVQEFSRTLFNMRPDIALSVAQTIFNSDMRSILRLVAVPCHIVQSMKDLAVPVVISEYLHQHLGGDSIVEVMQSDGHLPQLSSPDTVIPVLLRHIRHDIAT, from the exons ATGGGGATAGTGGAGGAGGCGCACAACGTGAAGGTCCTGGGGTCCGGGGAGCGGACCATCGTGCTGGCGCACGGGTTCGGGACGGACCAGTCGGTGTGGAAGCACCTGGTGCCGCACCTGGTGGACTCGTACCGGGTGGTGATCTACGACAACATGGGGGCCGGCACCACCAACCCGGAATACTTCGACTTCGAGCGGTACGCCACCCTCGAGGGCTACGCCTACGACCTCCTCGCCATCCTGGAGGAGCTCCTCATCCACTCCTGCGTCTTCGTCGGCCACTCTGTCTCCGCCATGGTCGGCGCCATCGCCTCCATCAGCCGCCCCGACCTCTTCACCAAGATCGTCATGCTCTCCGCCTCCCCTAG gTACGTGAATGACCCCGAGTACTTTGGAGGGTTCGAGCAGGAGGACCTGGACCAGCTCTTCGAGGCGATGCGCGAGAACTACAAGGCGTGGTGCTCCGGCTTTGCCCCCCTGGCCGTCGGCGGCGACATGGACTCGGTGGCCGTCCAGGAGTTCAGCCGCACCCTCTTCAACATGAGGCCCGACATCGCCCTCAGCGTCGCCCAGACCATCTTCAACAGCGACATGCGCTCCATCCTCCGCCTCGTCGCCGTCCCCTGCCACATCGTCCAGAGCATGAAGGACCTCGCCGTCCCCGTCGTCATCTCCGAGTACCTGCACCAGCACCTTGGCGGCGACTCCATCGTGGAGGTCATGCAGTCCGACGGCCACCTCCCCCAGCTCAGCTCCCCCGACACCGTCATCCCCGTCCTCCTCCGCCACATCCGCCACGACATCGCCACCTAA